The DNA sequence CAAAGGCATGCCAATGGTGCCAATTTTTTCTGTGCCATCAATGGGGTTACAGGCTACCACAGGAGAGGCTTCCGTAAGGCCATAACCTTCCGCAAGGGGTTTTCCTGTTACTTGCTTCCATTTTTCAGCCACATGATCCTGCACCGCCATTCCACCGCCGATACCGACCTTGAAATTGTCGAAATTCAGTTTGAGGAAATCCTCTTGCATCAGTAGGGCATTAAAGAGCGTATTGACGCCGGTGAATACGGAGAACTGATGCTTTTTAAGTTCCTTGATAAAAGCGGGTAAATCCCTCGGATTGGTAATCAGGATGTTTTTTCCACCAGTTTTGAAGAACAGCCAGCAGTTGACCGTCATGGCAAAAATATGATACAAAGGAAGGGCAGTAATCACCACTTCTTTACCTTCTTCGAGGCCGCTCATCATCCATGCGCCATTTTGCTCCATATTGGCGATGATATTCCGGTGAGTCAATTTCGCGCCTTTGGAGATGCCTGTCGTACCGCCAGTATATTGCAGAAAACCAATATCCTCAGGCTGCACATCTACCTTTTGAAGTTGGAGTGCCTTTCCTTCTTTCAGGGCTTCCTTGAATTTAATATGGCCCGAAAGGGTGTAATCAGGAACCATTTTTTTGAGGTGTTTCACCACCAGATTGACTAACGACCCTTTGAGTGTCCCGAGCATATCACCGAGCTGTGTAACGATCACATGCTGAATGGCGGTCTCTTTAATGATGGCTTCAAGGTTGGCCGCGAAATTGGCAACGATGACAATCGCTTTTACGCCTGCATCATTAAATTGATGTGCCATCTCCCGGGTGGTATATAAAGGATTGGTGTTCACCACAATCAG is a window from the Persicobacter psychrovividus genome containing:
- a CDS encoding AMP-binding protein, producing the protein MNHKPWLKNYPHNVPENIDPNIYTSLVELIEVAVKKFDHQVAFENMGASLTYKQVDTLSNDFAAYLQGPLGLKKGDRIAIQMPNLLQYPIVMFGALKAGLIVVNTNPLYTTREMAHQFNDAGVKAIVIVANFAANLEAIIKETAIQHVIVTQLGDMLGTLKGSLVNLVVKHLKKMVPDYTLSGHIKFKEALKEGKALQLQKVDVQPEDIGFLQYTGGTTGISKGAKLTHRNIIANMEQNGAWMMSGLEEGKEVVITALPLYHIFAMTVNCWLFFKTGGKNILITNPRDLPAFIKELKKHQFSVFTGVNTLFNALLMQEDFLKLNFDNFKVGIGGGMAVQDHVAEKWKQVTGKPLAEGYGLTEASPVVACNPIDGTEKIGTIGMPLPSTEIRIVADDGTDQDFAEHGEVYVRGPQVMAGYWQRNDETELVMDGQWLKTGDIGYMTLEGYIKLVDRKKEMINVSGFNVYPNEVESVVCSHPKVAEAGVIGIPDPKSNECVKAFIIKADQSLTKEEILQYCRAEMTAYKRPREIEFLEELPKSNVGKILRRKLKEYELSKNVTA